The Amycolatopsis sp. 195334CR genome includes a window with the following:
- a CDS encoding alpha/beta fold hydrolase, with amino-acid sequence MSENDVEREPGMHVVHDGPRQAPPLVLIHGSGASGASWSPVVPALAAHHHVIRVDLPGCGQSPPPPSYEVPVQASRVAAVLDDLGLRDVAVVGHSSGGYVSTALAEQRPDLVRSIALISCGPQLGALLPQPLILRILLGPPFGPLIWPRRSDAMIRRGILATAARPVDIPDDTVADFRRTSYHAFRTLTRHNTAYLAERGVPERLAALPVPVLAIFGAADPRWDPSSVHRYEAVPQARIELLPGVGHLPMFEAPETISELLLGWTSRQQVPGA; translated from the coding sequence ATGAGCGAGAACGATGTCGAGCGTGAGCCGGGGATGCACGTGGTGCACGACGGTCCGCGGCAGGCGCCGCCCCTGGTGCTCATTCACGGATCGGGGGCCTCGGGTGCCTCGTGGAGCCCGGTGGTCCCGGCACTCGCCGCCCACCACCACGTCATCCGGGTCGACCTCCCCGGCTGCGGTCAGTCCCCGCCCCCACCGTCCTACGAGGTGCCCGTGCAGGCGAGCCGGGTGGCCGCGGTGCTCGACGACCTCGGCCTGCGCGACGTCGCCGTCGTCGGGCACTCCAGCGGTGGTTACGTCAGCACCGCCCTTGCCGAACAGCGCCCCGACCTGGTGCGGTCGATCGCGCTGATCAGCTGCGGCCCGCAGCTCGGCGCGCTGCTCCCGCAGCCGTTGATCCTCCGGATCCTGCTGGGCCCGCCCTTCGGCCCGCTGATCTGGCCGCGGCGCTCGGACGCGATGATCCGCAGGGGAATCCTGGCGACGGCCGCTCGCCCGGTGGACATACCCGACGACACGGTCGCCGATTTCCGGCGCACCTCGTACCACGCGTTCAGGACGCTGACGCGCCACAACACCGCCTACCTCGCCGAGCGCGGCGTGCCCGAGCGCCTCGCCGCCCTCCCCGTTCCGGTGCTGGCGATCTTCGGCGCCGCCGACCCCCGCTGGGACCCGTCCTCGGTGCACCGGTACGAAGCGGTTCCGCAGGCGCGGATCGAGCTGCTGCCCGGCGTCGGGCACCTCCCGATGTTCGAAGCGCCCGAGACGATCAGCGAACTGCTGCTGGGCTGGACTTCGCGGCAACAGGTCCCCGGTGCCTAG
- a CDS encoding M20 family metallopeptidase codes for MVVELETHSYDKAALDAGLGAIRSWAADRLGEPDREVRHRSEVRGDVLELTYRGTAEGEVLLLCHYDTVWPTGTLDGWPFTEADGRVTGPGAFDMKLGLVQSVWALRGLRELGLPHPSVKFLFNGDEEIGSPFSRPLIEAASEGTVANLVFEAAVDGKLKTARKGVGLFDVTVTGVEAHAGLDPYKGASAVHALAEVVTRVAAAGSREHGTTVNVGTISGGTGRNVTAGQATCGIDVRVAEPSEMDRIDAVFAGLKASDPRVTVSVTGEWNRPPMTANPPSVALFERARKVAEEQGWTLEDAAVGGASDGNFVSALGRPVLDGMGAVGGGAHARHEHVVVAHIPERTALTIGLIAALA; via the coding sequence ATGGTCGTCGAGCTGGAAACCCACAGCTACGACAAGGCCGCGCTGGACGCCGGTCTCGGCGCGATCCGGTCGTGGGCGGCCGACCGGCTGGGCGAGCCGGACCGGGAAGTCCGGCACCGCAGCGAGGTCCGGGGCGACGTGCTCGAGCTGACCTACCGCGGCACCGCCGAGGGCGAGGTCCTGCTGCTGTGCCACTACGACACCGTGTGGCCCACCGGCACGCTCGACGGCTGGCCGTTCACCGAGGCCGACGGCCGGGTCACCGGGCCGGGCGCGTTCGACATGAAGCTCGGGCTGGTGCAGTCGGTGTGGGCGTTGCGCGGCCTGCGGGAACTCGGCCTGCCGCACCCGTCGGTCAAGTTCCTGTTCAACGGGGACGAGGAGATCGGCAGCCCGTTCTCGCGGCCGCTGATCGAGGCCGCCAGCGAGGGCACCGTGGCGAACCTGGTCTTCGAGGCCGCGGTCGACGGCAAGCTGAAGACCGCGCGCAAGGGCGTCGGCCTGTTCGACGTGACCGTCACCGGGGTCGAGGCGCACGCGGGACTGGACCCGTACAAGGGCGCGAGCGCGGTGCACGCCCTCGCCGAGGTGGTCACGCGGGTCGCGGCGGCCGGTTCGCGCGAGCACGGCACCACGGTCAACGTCGGCACCATCAGCGGCGGCACCGGCCGCAACGTCACCGCCGGCCAGGCCACCTGCGGGATCGACGTGCGGGTCGCCGAACCGTCCGAAATGGACCGGATCGACGCGGTTTTCGCCGGGCTCAAGGCATCCGACCCGCGGGTGACGGTCTCGGTCACCGGCGAGTGGAACCGCCCGCCGATGACCGCCAACCCGCCGTCGGTGGCGTTGTTCGAGCGGGCGCGGAAGGTGGCGGAGGAGCAGGGCTGGACGCTGGAGGACGCCGCCGTGGGCGGCGCCAGCGACGGGAACTTCGTCTCCGCGCTGGGCCGCCCCGTGCTCGACGGCATGGGCGCGGTGGGCGGCGGCGCGCACGCGCGTCACGAACACGTTGTCGTGGCGCACATCCCGGAGCGCACCGCGCTGACCATCGGCCTGATCGCCGCCCTCGCCTGA
- a CDS encoding phosphatase PAP2 family protein yields the protein MNAASTPPARPAVRRSRALTAFAGAGCALAFVLLGVLVRNEIPAVDRWFAGSVVLVPGGPPHQVALVLSTLTVLSCAAVLVAVAVRAWWRRPRHGADLLWCVALLLGCGLPAALQFGFRRPGPPGQPEGFSYPSGHASVAGAFAVVAVVIAAFFVRKWLLAVVAVQGGALLLTMASRVALAEHYVTDVLGAVLGVCAVGLLGASVVGRWWVEAGSRHPA from the coding sequence GTGAACGCCGCTTCGACACCGCCCGCCCGGCCCGCTGTCCGGCGCTCCCGCGCGCTGACCGCCTTCGCCGGCGCGGGCTGCGCGCTGGCGTTCGTCCTGCTCGGTGTGCTGGTGCGCAACGAGATCCCCGCGGTCGACCGATGGTTCGCCGGCTCCGTGGTCCTCGTGCCGGGAGGTCCACCGCACCAGGTGGCACTGGTCTTGAGCACCCTGACCGTGTTGTCCTGTGCTGCTGTTCTCGTCGCGGTGGCGGTGCGTGCCTGGTGGCGCCGGCCGCGGCACGGTGCGGATCTGCTGTGGTGCGTCGCGCTGTTGCTGGGCTGCGGACTGCCGGCCGCCCTCCAGTTCGGCTTCCGCCGCCCCGGGCCGCCTGGGCAACCGGAGGGTTTCAGCTACCCCAGCGGTCACGCTTCGGTCGCGGGCGCGTTCGCGGTGGTCGCGGTGGTGATCGCGGCGTTCTTCGTGCGGAAGTGGCTCCTCGCGGTGGTGGCCGTGCAGGGTGGCGCCCTCCTGCTCACCATGGCTTCCCGCGTAGCACTCGCCGAGCACTACGTCACCGACGTGCTCGGTGCGGTCCTGGGGGTCTGTGCCGTCGGTTTGCTGGGGGCCAGCGTGGTCGGGCGCTGGTGGGTGGAAGCCGGTTCCCGTCACCCCGCCTGA
- a CDS encoding RICIN domain-containing protein, whose protein sequence is MGRRIRSLALAFCAFTALGTTVANAAPADTPTTFCSLRGDDYYADCMRVAFGLTRGELSPSTVFDWHFTGTGAANTYTIQPRDFPGYCVMPSGVHVDAAVVLHPCDSRQSQRWVVETHHSAGPFDLYHPLRNQFTGLHLTFVNVGGNPIVQRPFVAQDQQYFARLGPAV, encoded by the coding sequence ATGGGGAGAAGAATCCGCTCGCTGGCGCTGGCGTTCTGCGCGTTCACCGCGCTGGGCACCACGGTCGCGAACGCGGCACCGGCGGACACACCGACCACCTTCTGCTCGCTGCGCGGCGACGACTACTACGCCGACTGCATGCGCGTGGCGTTCGGCCTGACCCGCGGCGAACTCAGCCCGTCGACCGTCTTCGACTGGCACTTCACCGGCACCGGCGCGGCGAACACCTACACCATCCAGCCCCGCGATTTCCCCGGCTACTGCGTCATGCCGTCCGGGGTCCACGTGGACGCCGCGGTGGTGCTGCACCCGTGCGACTCGCGGCAGAGCCAGCGCTGGGTCGTCGAGACGCACCACAGCGCCGGGCCGTTCGACCTCTACCACCCGCTGCGCAACCAGTTCACCGGACTGCACCTCACGTTCGTCAACGTCGGGGGCAATCCGATCGTGCAGCGCCCGTTCGTCGCGCAGGACCAGCAGTACTTCGCGAGGCTCGGCCCGGCGGTGTGA
- a CDS encoding AbgT family transporter: MSTSQAKPASRVLNLLLRALDGVERLGNKLPHPFWLFVILSGVLALASWGLSAAGVSAVNPATGKTVEAKNLLSADGVRTMVEDVVKNYTSFPPLGTILVVMLGVAVAERSGLLAAVLRSGVSKVSPRWVTFALAFTGMVSHVASDAAYVVLIPLGAMAFRAVGRSPILGIVVAFVSISAGYDASPLITPSDAILSGLTTAAAHTIDPSYVVTPLANYFFSLASSFVLAAVITVITEKVLARRAESMPVDEDAEQDDLGSLKLSAQEKRGLRAALIALVVFAVALVAALLPGSSPLRGEGGSIVQSPLLTSVAIFLALGFLAAGWAYGKVAGTVTSSRDIPGFMAHGFREMAPILVLFFAISQFLAYFKWTGIGEITAIHGAELLKAGGVSGPVILLGILLVVTVINLVVTSGSAQWALVGPVFVPMLMLLDIPPETTQALYRIADSCTNAITPMSPYFVMALGFLQRYRKQAGIGTLLSMTIPLSLTLLVVWTLLFFVFWGFGIPLGPGAPIR, translated from the coding sequence ATGAGCACCAGCCAAGCCAAGCCGGCGTCCCGAGTGCTGAACCTGCTGTTGCGCGCCCTCGACGGCGTCGAGCGCCTCGGCAACAAGCTGCCACATCCGTTCTGGCTCTTCGTGATCCTGAGCGGGGTGCTGGCGCTGGCCAGCTGGGGCCTGTCCGCGGCGGGCGTGTCGGCGGTGAACCCGGCGACCGGCAAGACGGTCGAGGCGAAGAACCTGCTCTCCGCCGACGGCGTGCGCACGATGGTCGAGGACGTGGTGAAGAACTACACCTCGTTCCCGCCGCTGGGCACCATCCTGGTGGTCATGCTCGGCGTGGCGGTGGCCGAGCGCTCCGGCCTGCTCGCCGCGGTGCTGCGGTCGGGGGTGTCGAAGGTGTCGCCGCGCTGGGTGACCTTCGCGCTCGCGTTCACCGGCATGGTCTCGCACGTGGCCTCCGACGCCGCCTACGTGGTGCTGATCCCGTTGGGCGCGATGGCTTTCCGGGCGGTCGGCCGGAGCCCGATCCTCGGCATCGTGGTCGCCTTCGTGTCCATTTCGGCCGGGTACGACGCGAGCCCGCTGATCACCCCGTCGGACGCGATCCTGTCCGGGCTGACCACGGCCGCCGCGCACACCATCGACCCGTCGTACGTGGTGACCCCGCTGGCCAACTACTTCTTCTCGCTCGCCTCGTCGTTCGTGCTGGCCGCGGTGATCACGGTGATCACCGAGAAGGTGCTGGCGCGGCGGGCGGAATCGATGCCGGTGGACGAGGACGCCGAACAGGACGACCTCGGCTCGCTGAAGCTCAGCGCGCAGGAGAAGCGGGGCCTGCGGGCCGCGCTCATCGCGCTGGTCGTGTTCGCGGTGGCACTGGTGGCGGCCCTGCTGCCCGGTTCGTCGCCGTTGCGCGGGGAGGGCGGCAGCATCGTCCAGTCGCCGCTGCTCACCTCGGTCGCGATCTTCCTGGCACTGGGCTTCCTGGCCGCGGGCTGGGCGTACGGCAAGGTGGCGGGCACGGTGACCAGCAGCCGGGACATCCCCGGTTTCATGGCCCACGGATTCCGGGAAATGGCGCCGATCCTGGTGCTGTTCTTCGCCATCTCGCAGTTCCTCGCCTACTTCAAGTGGACCGGCATCGGCGAGATCACCGCGATCCACGGGGCCGAACTGCTCAAGGCGGGTGGCGTCTCCGGTCCGGTGATCCTGCTCGGCATCCTGCTCGTGGTGACCGTGATCAACCTGGTGGTGACCAGCGGCTCGGCGCAGTGGGCGCTGGTCGGCCCGGTGTTCGTGCCGATGCTGATGCTGCTGGACATCCCGCCGGAGACCACGCAGGCGCTCTACCGCATCGCCGACTCGTGCACCAACGCCATCACCCCGATGAGCCCGTACTTCGTGATGGCACTGGGCTTCCTGCAGCGGTACCGCAAACAGGCTGGCATCGGCACGCTGCTGTCGATGACCATCCCGCTTTCGCTCACCCTGCTCGTGGTCTGGACCCTGCTGTTCTTCGTGTTCTGGGGCTTCGGCATCCCGCTCGGCCCCGGCGCGCCCATCCGATAG
- a CDS encoding AraC family transcriptional regulator, which translates to MSPTGAPPDWTKMDIAVPRPPDRLPGISMAGFRQLDVVPVDITMVAHPAVTLLIELSEGEIVVRDSRGGHERGSVVIGLVPGDLRAGGRVGECLQIRLRPDVAAAVFDAAPELSGTMAPLAEVWGRDAGRFEDRLRAAASWDERFTIAAEVVGRRLRARTPVEPEVAHTWRRTLTSRGLAPVDSLASEVGWDRKRLWSRFRSQLGISPKRAGRLVRFDHAAHLLAAGHTAAGAAAETGYADQSHLHREVKAFTGLTPSAVAVAPWLAIDDVAWPVSP; encoded by the coding sequence ATGTCGCCGACCGGGGCACCGCCGGACTGGACGAAGATGGACATCGCGGTCCCGCGCCCGCCGGATCGGCTGCCGGGGATCAGCATGGCCGGGTTCCGCCAGCTCGACGTCGTCCCGGTGGACATCACCATGGTCGCGCACCCCGCCGTCACCCTGCTGATCGAGCTGAGCGAGGGGGAAATCGTCGTCCGCGACAGCCGCGGCGGGCACGAGCGCGGCAGCGTCGTCATCGGGCTCGTGCCCGGCGACCTGCGGGCGGGTGGCCGCGTGGGCGAATGCCTCCAGATCCGGCTGCGGCCGGACGTGGCGGCCGCGGTGTTCGACGCGGCACCCGAGCTCAGCGGGACGATGGCACCGCTGGCGGAGGTCTGGGGGCGCGACGCCGGGCGGTTCGAGGACAGGTTGCGCGCCGCCGCGTCGTGGGACGAACGGTTCACCATCGCGGCCGAGGTCGTCGGCCGGCGGCTGCGCGCCCGCACGCCGGTCGAACCTGAGGTCGCCCACACCTGGCGGCGGACGCTCACCAGCCGGGGGCTGGCCCCGGTCGACAGCCTGGCGAGCGAGGTCGGCTGGGACCGCAAGCGCCTGTGGTCCCGCTTCCGGTCCCAGCTCGGCATCAGCCCCAAACGCGCCGGCCGGCTGGTGCGGTTCGACCACGCCGCCCACCTCCTCGCGGCCGGTCACACCGCCGCCGGCGCCGCCGCCGAGACCGGTTACGCCGACCAGTCCCACCTCCACCGCGAGGTCAAGGCGTTCACCGGGCTCACGCCCTCGGCCGTGGCCGTCGCGCCGTGGCTCGCCATCGACGACGTCGCGTGGCCGGTTTCCCCCTAG
- a CDS encoding LuxR C-terminal-related transcriptional regulator, with the protein MPEATSRDLRRALAVVRRLNEDDPDAEAAALDLLRDLVGGEQASVITSDHVARTMTAANSTRPERNLFHRRGFATAIAQHPGFAAYRSGRLAIGSSVALSDLASPAALRALPLYTEFYRPQGTVDQLLALASLTGRHGTAVAVNRSRRGFTRRDRELTELLAPHLAQAAARRARTSAPPDIHRLSRLTERERQVVHRLADGATDQQIARGLGISVRTVHKHVEHSYRKLGLGNRASVAAFVHRARAG; encoded by the coding sequence ATGCCCGAGGCCACCTCCCGCGACCTGCGCCGGGCGCTGGCCGTCGTCCGGCGGCTCAACGAGGACGACCCGGACGCCGAAGCGGCGGCGCTGGACCTGCTCCGCGACCTGGTGGGCGGCGAGCAGGCGAGCGTGATCACCAGCGACCACGTCGCCCGCACGATGACCGCGGCGAACAGCACCCGCCCGGAGCGCAACCTGTTCCACCGCCGGGGTTTCGCCACCGCGATCGCCCAGCACCCCGGGTTCGCCGCGTACCGCTCGGGCAGGCTGGCGATCGGCTCCTCGGTCGCGCTGAGTGATCTCGCTTCGCCCGCCGCCCTGCGCGCGCTGCCGCTCTACACGGAGTTCTACCGGCCACAGGGCACCGTGGACCAACTGCTCGCGCTCGCCTCGCTCACCGGGCGGCACGGCACGGCGGTCGCGGTCAACCGGTCCCGGCGCGGGTTCACCCGCCGGGACCGGGAACTGACCGAACTCCTGGCCCCGCACCTCGCCCAGGCCGCGGCCAGGCGGGCGCGGACGTCCGCTCCGCCGGACATCCACCGGCTGTCCCGGCTGACCGAGCGCGAACGGCAGGTCGTGCACCGGCTCGCCGACGGGGCCACCGACCAGCAGATCGCCCGTGGCCTGGGCATTTCCGTGCGGACCGTGCACAAGCACGTCGAGCACAGCTACCGCAAGCTCGGCCTGGGCAACCGGGCGTCGGTGGCCGCGTTCGTCCACCGGGCGAGGGCCGGTTAA
- a CDS encoding Nramp family divalent metal transporter, whose amino-acid sequence MTRQHNDVTTSATGRFPVSRHLPAPELRPLPEPPASTWRIIGPGVIAAGVGLASGEFILFPYIASQVGLVFVWAALIGLATQFFLNMEIERYTLATGETALTGFSRYWRHWGLVFAVLTMLANLWPGWATSSATMITYLWGGNVQWISVGLLLAIGLILTLAPVVYVALERAEMLKVAAVLVLLAVGAVVAITAEAWADVPKIVTEASVPIDLGLAFLMGALAFAGAGGGQNLVQSNWIRDKGFGMGKYVPRIKSPVTGKPEAAPSTGFIFEPTDEHLRRWRSWWRFANREQLYTFVLITFLSIMFTSLLAYSTVYGRPGLPNNIGFLKIEGEVLKETVGAWFGTLFWVVGAFALFAAALGIVDYSSRLTADVIKTAYAKHVKESTLYFAVVWVLVLAGCVIVLAGFAQPLILLVISACVGGLMMFIYSGLLIVLNRRVLPKPIRIRGGRMAVLGWSVALFGVLSVLTIIEQAGKLFG is encoded by the coding sequence ATGACGAGGCAGCACAACGACGTGACCACCTCGGCCACCGGGCGGTTCCCGGTGAGCAGACACCTACCCGCCCCCGAACTGCGGCCCCTGCCCGAACCACCGGCGTCGACCTGGCGGATCATCGGCCCCGGCGTGATCGCCGCCGGGGTCGGGCTCGCCTCGGGCGAGTTCATCCTGTTCCCCTACATCGCCTCCCAGGTCGGCCTGGTCTTCGTCTGGGCGGCGCTGATCGGCCTGGCCACGCAGTTCTTCCTGAACATGGAGATCGAGCGCTACACCCTCGCCACCGGCGAAACCGCGCTCACCGGCTTCAGCCGCTACTGGCGGCACTGGGGTCTGGTCTTCGCCGTGCTGACCATGCTGGCGAACCTGTGGCCCGGCTGGGCGACCAGCTCGGCGACCATGATCACCTACCTGTGGGGCGGCAACGTCCAGTGGATCTCGGTCGGCCTGCTGCTCGCCATCGGGCTGATCCTCACCCTGGCGCCGGTGGTCTACGTGGCACTCGAACGCGCCGAGATGCTCAAGGTGGCCGCGGTGCTGGTGCTGCTGGCCGTCGGCGCGGTGGTCGCGATCACCGCCGAAGCCTGGGCGGACGTGCCCAAGATCGTCACCGAGGCGAGCGTGCCGATCGATCTGGGGCTGGCGTTCCTGATGGGCGCGCTGGCCTTCGCCGGCGCCGGTGGCGGGCAGAACCTGGTGCAGAGCAACTGGATCCGCGACAAGGGCTTCGGCATGGGGAAGTACGTGCCGCGGATCAAGAGCCCGGTCACCGGCAAACCGGAGGCCGCGCCGAGCACCGGGTTCATCTTCGAACCGACCGACGAGCACCTCAGGCGGTGGCGCTCGTGGTGGCGCTTCGCCAACCGCGAGCAGCTCTACACCTTCGTGCTGATCACCTTCCTGTCCATCATGTTCACCTCGCTGCTGGCCTACTCGACGGTGTACGGCAGGCCGGGGCTGCCGAACAACATCGGCTTCCTCAAGATCGAGGGCGAGGTGCTCAAGGAGACCGTCGGCGCCTGGTTCGGCACGCTGTTCTGGGTGGTCGGCGCGTTCGCCCTGTTCGCCGCGGCGCTGGGCATCGTGGACTACTCGAGCAGGCTGACCGCGGACGTGATCAAGACCGCGTACGCCAAGCACGTCAAGGAGAGCACGCTCTACTTCGCCGTGGTGTGGGTGCTCGTGCTGGCGGGCTGTGTGATCGTGCTGGCCGGGTTCGCCCAGCCGCTGATCCTGCTGGTCATCTCCGCCTGCGTGGGCGGGCTGATGATGTTCATCTACTCCGGACTGCTGATCGTGCTGAACCGGCGCGTGCTGCCCAAGCCGATCCGCATCCGCGGCGGGCGGATGGCGGTGCTGGGCTGGTCGGTGGCGTTGTTCGGCGTGCTGAGCGTGCTGACCATCATCGAGCAGGCGGGCAAGCTGTTCGGCTGA
- a CDS encoding isochorismatase family cysteine hydrolase yields the protein MNAALVIVDVQEMLVPLVWRGAELADRIAGLAREARRNHVPVIALQQIGPSGTEFDPDSPGTRLDSRLGLAAEDVVIQKTATDAFFGTHLAALLAERELDTIVLTGIATDYCVDATARSALSHGVDVVLVGDGHAPVAEGDPEAGLTAEQIIGRHNRILAAARHPGGELTVRAAAEIVW from the coding sequence ATGAACGCCGCACTGGTGATCGTGGATGTGCAGGAGATGCTGGTCCCGCTCGTCTGGCGGGGCGCGGAACTGGCCGACCGGATCGCCGGGCTCGCGCGGGAGGCGCGGCGGAACCACGTGCCGGTGATCGCGTTGCAGCAGATCGGGCCGAGCGGCACGGAGTTCGACCCGGACAGCCCCGGGACACGGCTCGACTCGCGCCTCGGCCTCGCAGCCGAGGACGTGGTGATCCAGAAGACCGCGACCGACGCCTTCTTCGGCACGCACCTGGCGGCGCTGCTCGCCGAACGGGAGCTGGACACGATCGTGCTGACCGGCATCGCGACCGACTACTGCGTCGACGCGACCGCGCGTTCCGCGCTGAGCCACGGCGTCGACGTGGTCCTGGTCGGGGACGGGCACGCGCCGGTGGCCGAGGGTGATCCGGAGGCCGGGCTGACCGCCGAGCAGATCATCGGGCGGCACAACCGGATCCTGGCCGCGGCCAGGCACCCCGGCGGCGAGCTGACCGTGCGCGCCGCCGCGGAAATCGTCTGGTGA
- a CDS encoding LacI family DNA-binding transcriptional regulator, whose translation MTPTRATLIQVAQRAGVSLASTSRALHGTGASPAMVERVRAAAAELGYSPDAIGRSLRMKKTFQIAFAVADIGNPVYVEMMRAIHEVLAPRGYRVVVMSTGDTATSTAELVGSLGSGVVDGLIVSPLRTDDRLVREIQEAPVPVVVIGRALDDHGISSVSTDSAGGIGEAVRHLHAIGRRRVGFLNGPLDTTPGAARQRGFDAAVSADRTEVEVAADFTVAAGLEAARRLLARADLDAVVAANDLLAIGAIRAVRERGLSVPEDVAVTGMDDTEIGRVFLPSLTSVSLGSTERGHAAARLMLALADDPASEARQIAVSPELVVRESTGGDA comes from the coding sequence ATGACGCCAACCCGCGCCACGCTGATCCAGGTGGCGCAGCGTGCCGGGGTCTCGCTGGCCTCGACCTCCCGCGCGCTGCACGGCACCGGCGCCAGCCCGGCGATGGTCGAGCGCGTCCGCGCCGCCGCGGCCGAGCTCGGTTACAGCCCCGACGCCATCGGCCGGTCCCTGCGGATGAAGAAGACCTTTCAGATCGCCTTCGCCGTCGCCGACATCGGCAACCCGGTCTACGTCGAGATGATGCGCGCGATCCACGAAGTGCTGGCGCCGCGGGGTTATCGCGTGGTCGTGATGTCCACAGGGGACACTGCCACCTCCACCGCCGAACTCGTGGGCAGCCTCGGCAGCGGAGTGGTGGACGGACTGATCGTCAGCCCCCTGCGCACCGACGACCGCCTGGTCCGCGAGATCCAGGAGGCGCCGGTGCCGGTGGTGGTGATCGGCCGCGCGCTGGACGACCACGGCATCAGTTCGGTCTCCACCGATTCGGCGGGCGGGATCGGCGAAGCGGTCCGGCACCTGCACGCGATCGGCCGCCGCCGCGTCGGTTTTCTCAACGGCCCCCTGGACACCACCCCGGGCGCGGCGCGCCAGCGGGGCTTCGACGCGGCCGTGTCCGCCGACCGGACCGAGGTGGAGGTGGCGGCGGACTTCACCGTCGCCGCCGGCCTCGAAGCGGCGCGGCGGTTGCTCGCGCGGGCCGACCTCGACGCCGTGGTCGCCGCCAACGACCTGCTCGCGATCGGCGCCATCCGTGCCGTGCGCGAGCGCGGCCTGTCCGTGCCGGAGGACGTGGCGGTGACCGGGATGGACGACACCGAGATCGGGCGCGTGTTCCTGCCCAGCCTCACCAGCGTTTCCCTCGGCTCGACCGAACGCGGGCACGCGGCGGCCCGGCTGATGCTGGCCCTCGCCGACGACCCGGCCAGCGAGGCGCGGCAGATCGCGGTCAGCCCGGAGCTGGTGGTCCGCGAGTCCACGGGCGGGGACGCGTGA